A portion of the Vulpes vulpes isolate BD-2025 chromosome 5, VulVul3, whole genome shotgun sequence genome contains these proteins:
- the LOC112912001 gene encoding olfactory receptor 5J3-like, producing the protein MAGWNHTGVKEFFLVGLTENPNLQIPLFLLFTLIYFTTLAGNWGMIMLIWLNAQLHTPMYFFLSNLSFCDICYSTVFAPKMLVNFLSKHKSSTFSGCVLQSFFFAVYVTTEGILLSMMAYDRYVAIANPLLYRVIMTQRVCIQMVLASYLGGLINSLTHTIGLLKLDFCGPNIVNHYFCDIPPLLRLSCSDAHNNEMLLLIFSGVIAMFTFTIIMVSYTCIIMAIQRIRSAEGRRKAFSTCASHLTAVTLFYGSVTFSYIQPSSQYSLEQEKVSAVFYTLVIPMLNPLIYSLRNKDVKDAAKRSIWWKRT; encoded by the coding sequence ATGGCAGGTTGGAACCATACAGGGGTGAAGGAATTCTTTCTGGTAGGTTTAACAGAAAACCCTAATTTGCAGATCcctctttttttgcttttcaccCTTATTTACTTCACCACTCTGGCAGGTAACTGGGGCATGATTATGTTGATCTGGTTAAATGCCCAACTTCATACTCCTATGTACTTCTTCCTTAGCAACCTCTCTTTTTGTGATATCTGCTACTCTACTGTCTTTGCTCCAAAGATGTTGGTCAATTTCCTATCGAAACACAAGTCCAGCACATTTTCTGGTTGTGTTctacagagtttcttttttgCAGTATATGTAACCACAGAAGGCATCCTCCTATCTATGATGGcttatgaccgctatgtggcaaTAGCTAATCCTTTGTTGTATAGAGTCATAATGACCCAAAGAGTTTGTATTCAGATGGTCCTTGCATCTTACTTGGGTGGGCTCATTAACTCACTGACACATACAATAGGTTTGCTCAAACTGGACTTCTGTGGTCCTAACATTGTGAATCATTATTTCTGTGACATTCCCCCTCTTCTGAGACTCTCTTGTTCTGATGCCCACAACAATGAGAtgctgcttttaatattctcTGGGGTCATTGCAATGTTCACTTTCACTATAATTATGGTCTCTTATACATGCATTATCATGGCCATCCAGAGAATCCGCTCGGCTGAGGGGAGGCGCAAAGCCTTCTCTACTTGTGCCTCTCATCTGACTGCTGTGACATTATTCTATGGGTCTGTGACCTTTAGTTACATCCAGCCAAGTTCTCAGTATTCCCTGGAACAGGAGAAGGTCTCTGCTGTGTTTTATACATTGGTGATCCCCATGCTAAACCCATTGATTTATAGCCTACGAAATAAGGATGTAAAAGATGCAGCCAAGAGGTCCATATGGTGGAAGagaacttaa